The Posidoniimonas polymericola genome segment GATCCAGGAACGACCGGTACTCCTCCTGAAACGACTGCGTGCGGTGGTGCTCTTCTTGATGGCGAACGTAGCGTTCGACCTCGTCGCGGTGGGTGGGGCTGACCGAGAACATCCCGTAGCCGCGTTGCCAGTAGAACGATCCGCACTTGGCGCCGAGCGTCTTGATGAACTTCGACGACTCCCGCTTGGCGTGC includes the following:
- a CDS encoding transposase, whose product is MPQSLVGGVADHVHVLFDIGRLEAPAKLVEHAKRESSKFIKTLGAKCGSFYWQRGYGMFSVSPTHRDEVERYVRHQEEHHRTQSFQEEYRSFLDRYGIDYDERYVWD